In Acipenser ruthenus chromosome 15, fAciRut3.2 maternal haplotype, whole genome shotgun sequence, a genomic segment contains:
- the LOC131697510 gene encoding uncharacterized protein LOC131697510, with protein MMLDKSPAGQDGRSRFNGFYTELRKKYPSAFTLAGDLGNDKLAAPKKLPSLGPRPILKPEAFPDNLAHNPALLGRRASHAFLLKVENERSEQRSSAEKRPSSGRPRIVKGNRVVVPAAREQALNPVKQLSLPSLSNRIEQNRAVLRNHLNNWVPPRALSSGGGPALQSQSSPGGGGIEHAQTAPSGWNSFSERSEDVGSGSEVKPPTLSPRPRVLSSALAELLLPNKPKLELRTRAAKSSKSSQHALGV; from the coding sequence ATGATGCTGGATAAATCTCCAGCGGGACAGGACGGGCGCAGCCGTTTCAACGGTTTCTACACTGAGCTGCGAAAGAAATACCCCAGCGCCTTCACCCTGGCAGGAGACCTCGGCAACGACAAGCTCGCTGCCCCGAAAAAGCTGCCCAGCTTGGGGCCTCGGCCGATCCTAAAGCCTGAGGCCTTTCCTGACAACCTAGCCCACAATCCAGCGCTCCTGGGCAGGCGGGCCAGCCACGCTTTCCTCCTCAAGGTGGAGAACGAGAGGAGCGAGCAGAGGAGCAGTGCGGAGAAGAGGCCGTCAAGCGGCAGGCCTCGTATCGTCAAGGGAAACCGAGTCGTGGTGCCCGCGGCCAGAGAGCAAGCCCTGAACCCGGTGAAGCAACTGAGTCTGCCGTCCCTGAGCAATCGGATCGAGCAGAACCGAGCCGTGCTCAGAAACCACCTCAACAACTGGGTCCCTCCCAGAGCCCTGAGCTCCGGAGGGGGCCCTGCCCTGCAAAGCCAGAGCTCTCCAGGAGGGGGCGGCATTGAGCATGCCCAAACAGCCCCCAGTGGCTGGAATTCCTTCAGTGAGCGCTCGGAAGATGTGGGGTCTGGCAGCGAGGTCAAGCCACCGACTCTCTCCCCCCGCCCGAGGGTGCTGAGCTCCGCGCTGGCTGAGCTGCTGCTCCCCAACAAGCCCAAACTGGAGCTCCGCACCCGGGCTGCAAAGAGCAGTAAGTCTTCCCAGCATGCACTGGGTGTGTAA
- the LOC131697549 gene encoding uncharacterized protein LOC131697549 produces MGLSFVLACRTLRVRQRRGFGNFIGPTPSTGSSAFQDSTPSRVCFQDESPVEVESRYQERLLLSRGAGGKGWAAPAGNSSTSLEKPPTGATTVPESVEPRWERDPKSLVAREEAGAGAEEQAEVSRRLPQPGIPSPGPAGDGSPLRGGGREAPGFGGTLNHPSLQHTGRLSGCRSLDCHQQGVITCQCCTQPSPEKPQRSKNSTAREAPDLLRLYARVKRTLKTRVKRMQGPKNSNEEAPPFDYIDHTQRGGAVESSSNQRSAQSKKERLYAVTEGAPPAVQ; encoded by the exons ATGG GACTCTCCTTTGTGCTTGCCTGCAGGACTCTCCGTGTCAGACAGCGACGGGGATTCGGGAATTTCATAGGCCCCACCCCTTCTACTGGCTCCTCTGCATTCCAAGACTCCACCCCCTCCCGAGTGTGCTTCCAGGACGAGTCCCCAGTGGAAGTGGAGTCCCGCTACCAGGAACGGCTGCTGCTGAGCAGGGGGGCGGGAGGGAAGGGCTGGGCAGCACCAGCGGGTAACAGCAGCACCAGTCTGGAGAAACCTCCTACAGGAGCCACCACTGTCCCAGAGAGCGTGGAGCCCAGGTGGGAGCGAGATCCTAAAAGCCTAGTAGCCAGGGAAGAGGCAGGAGCAGGGGCAGAGGAGCAAGCAGAGGTCTCCAGGCGTCTTCCCCAGCCTGGGATCCCCAGCCCAGGACCAGCAGGGGACGGAAGCCCtctgagagggggagggagggaggctccgGGGTTCGGCGGGACGTTGAATCACCCCAGTCTTCAGCACACCGGGAGGCTGTCAGGGTGCCGGTCGCTCGACTGCCACCAGCAGGGAGTCATCACCTGCCAGTGCTGCACTCAGCCGTCACCGGAGAAACCACAGCGGAGCAAGAACAGCACAG CGAGGGAAGCCCCAGACCTCCTTAGGCTGTACGCCAGGGTGAAGAGGACTCTGAAAACCCGGGTGAAGCGAATGCAGGGGCCAAAGAATAGCAACGAGGAGGCCCCGCCCTTCGACTACATTGACCACACCCAGAGAGGCGGGGCCGTGGAGAGCAGCTCCAATCAGCGCTCTGCACAGAGTAAGAAGGAGCGGCTGTACGCCGTGACCGAAGGAGCGCCCCCTGCTGTTCAGTGA